In the genome of Pseudoalteromonas rubra, one region contains:
- a CDS encoding ABC transporter substrate-binding protein — translation MGRILLAILLCILSVSTCVNAAERPVLRIYHDSDYSSHSVSAEAMKMGFNSALRERDFEVQGFKLQLLEKDHRGNSNRSLLTMRRFLQDDSALLVLGGLHSPPYIKHREFINQQGILLLVPWAAGGPVTRYPQATNWVFRLSIDDTKAGVRLVEFAKQKQCRSSHMLLERTPWGKSNYQTITRTLGQSEAPVTWFNWNMKMNATKIMVREIVAAGHDCVIFVGNALEGKQLVKAVAQIPQAQRPAIISHWGITGGNFFTQVADELRTGTDLHFLQSCFSFQQKPHSEFAAKVWQQLVVSYPDKVINGEFIQSPAGFIHGYDLGRVMLSALDQIALSGDVKKDRAALRDALENLKKPVQGLIKVYEQPFSRWTKSQPDAHEALGLDDICMASYNADGSIKVLNNQ, via the coding sequence ATGGGACGGATACTGTTAGCTATTTTACTTTGCATCTTGTCTGTCAGTACGTGTGTAAACGCGGCTGAGCGGCCAGTGCTGCGTATTTATCATGATTCAGACTACAGTAGCCATAGCGTGTCGGCTGAGGCCATGAAGATGGGCTTTAATAGTGCGCTCAGGGAGCGTGATTTTGAGGTTCAGGGGTTTAAGCTACAGTTGCTCGAAAAAGACCACCGCGGCAACAGTAACCGCAGTTTATTAACTATGCGGCGCTTTTTGCAGGACGACAGTGCATTACTGGTACTTGGTGGCTTACATTCCCCTCCCTACATTAAGCATCGTGAATTCATTAATCAGCAGGGCATTTTGCTGTTGGTCCCCTGGGCCGCAGGCGGGCCGGTAACGCGTTATCCGCAAGCCACTAACTGGGTGTTTAGATTATCGATTGACGACACCAAAGCCGGTGTGAGGCTGGTAGAGTTTGCCAAGCAAAAGCAGTGTCGTTCATCACATATGTTGCTAGAGCGTACGCCCTGGGGTAAGTCAAACTATCAGACCATAACCCGCACATTGGGGCAATCCGAAGCGCCCGTGACCTGGTTTAACTGGAATATGAAAATGAATGCCACCAAGATCATGGTGCGAGAGATTGTCGCAGCAGGCCATGATTGTGTCATCTTTGTGGGTAATGCACTGGAAGGCAAACAGCTGGTTAAAGCCGTTGCGCAAATACCGCAAGCGCAGCGCCCGGCCATTATCAGCCATTGGGGCATAACGGGCGGTAACTTTTTTACGCAGGTAGCTGATGAGTTACGCACTGGTACTGACCTACACTTTTTGCAAAGTTGTTTCTCTTTTCAACAAAAGCCACACTCTGAGTTTGCCGCTAAGGTCTGGCAGCAGTTAGTGGTTTCATATCCTGACAAGGTGATCAATGGTGAGTTTATTCAGTCACCCGCCGGTTTCATTCATGGCTATGATCTGGGCCGGGTAATGCTTAGCGCGCTCGATCAAATTGCCTTAAGTGGTGATGTCAAAAAAGACAGGGCGGCGTTGCGTGATGCATTGGAGAATCTGAAGAAGCCAGTTCAGGGTCTGATCAAAGTGTATGAGCAGCCTTTTTCTCGCTGGACAAAGTCACAGCCTGACGCGCATGAAGCATTGGGCCTGGATGATATCTGTATGGCCAGCTATAACGCTGACGGTAGTATCAAGGTGCTAAACAATCAATGA
- a CDS encoding response regulator — translation MKNNAVKSLFKMSSDKAFYAFLLCSLVLSVSLSLVMLSNHADTAIRQVQTEVRQTEARLGVSNLGQFLRTRLVLLKDLAQYPILANGVMGSDISRASLSDFLAEYRILGKKEPISLYNVLGEPVYRSSQVLTAEKEEREWLEQLLDGRLSHAVILHRNEQLFSFVIAVPIEYNGFTEGVLVAEFDTDLANLLALDLSNQAQAVELSGQWVGYSNAAPGAEYVELHNAQIQGTDIHVSLMISQSTIDDSVFDFIVELGQAIFIGLSLSFLLLLFFGRQLLLNPFKRLQTSEQMIKKSEERFKLAIEGSHDGIWDWDIESGDVFYSPRYRELLGYSASDHTGFPDRFEVLEQHLHPKDRSTTFSALQEHLNGNGGFDVEFRLRTKQNDYRYFRSKGLALRNDSGKAIRMSGSLTDITDQKMFQEALSQAKEHNDLLAYAIESCDVGIIISDAKVPGLPLTFINSAFTSITGYDEEVLGTNCKFLQGEETAPEVVANMVDAIKERKAHRTVILNYTKLGKPFWNNLHIAPVSNDQGELVAYVGIIQDISEEIAQERALAEAKSQAEQASRAKSEFLASMSHEIRTPMNGVLGMLNLLLSNELDEQQTHRVKLAMSSANSLLNLINDILDFSKVDAGKLELEMLDFDLRGMFEDFAEAAALQAQCKGLELVLDTLDIEESMAKGDPSRIRQILANLVGNAIKFTEQGEVIIQGKLIEQGDNVLRLECAITDTGIGIPKAKSAALFDSFSQVDSSTTRKYGGTGLGLAIVRKLCQLMGGDVSVQSIEGEGSTFTFTVLLEKSAQSKQVLPDLDMSQLELLVVDDNQTNRTVLGQQLRHWGAQVFESSSGIAALAECEKRHHDGERRMFDIALLDMQMPNMDGAQLGKTIKEDKRFQGIKLIMMTSIGHQGDASFFADLGFSGYFPKPATTEDLFNALSVVADDGEALANAKPLVTTHYLKSMKDPHQDTTPVKWAPKPRILLAEDNQVNQIVTVSMLQKLDIESVDVVSDGNEALRNLREYQYSEGYSLVLMDCQMPEMDGFHATKAIRKGQAGKSNTDITIVALTANAMVGDEKKCLEAGMNDYLSKPVSIEALLTCLKKHLDYEHIVVEE, via the coding sequence ATGAAGAATAATGCCGTGAAGTCGCTATTTAAAATGAGCTCCGACAAAGCATTCTATGCATTTTTGTTGTGTAGCCTGGTTTTGTCTGTGTCTTTAAGTCTGGTTATGCTCAGTAACCATGCTGATACCGCCATTAGACAGGTGCAAACTGAGGTCCGTCAGACCGAAGCACGGTTAGGGGTTAGTAATCTGGGACAGTTTTTACGTACTCGCCTGGTACTCCTTAAAGATCTGGCGCAATATCCTATCCTTGCCAATGGCGTTATGGGGTCAGACATCTCTCGGGCTTCTTTGTCTGACTTTCTGGCTGAGTATCGTATCCTGGGCAAAAAGGAGCCGATCTCTTTATACAATGTCCTTGGTGAGCCTGTGTATCGTAGCAGTCAGGTGTTAACCGCAGAGAAAGAAGAGCGTGAATGGCTGGAGCAGTTACTTGATGGCCGGCTGTCTCACGCCGTGATTTTGCATCGAAATGAGCAGTTATTTAGTTTTGTGATTGCTGTGCCCATTGAATATAACGGATTTACGGAGGGGGTGCTGGTTGCTGAGTTTGATACAGATCTGGCCAATCTTCTTGCGCTGGATCTGAGTAATCAGGCGCAGGCGGTTGAGTTGTCCGGGCAATGGGTTGGATACAGTAATGCTGCGCCCGGTGCTGAATACGTTGAGCTGCACAATGCACAAATACAGGGCACGGATATTCATGTCAGTCTGATGATCAGTCAGTCAACCATAGATGATAGCGTCTTTGATTTTATCGTTGAGCTGGGTCAGGCCATTTTTATTGGTTTGTCCCTGTCATTTCTGCTGTTACTCTTTTTTGGTCGTCAGTTACTCCTTAATCCGTTTAAGCGACTTCAAACGTCAGAGCAAATGATTAAGAAAAGTGAAGAGCGCTTTAAGTTAGCAATTGAAGGCAGCCACGATGGGATTTGGGATTGGGATATTGAAAGTGGCGATGTATTTTATTCACCACGCTACAGGGAGTTACTGGGTTACAGCGCGTCGGATCACACAGGTTTTCCCGATCGTTTTGAAGTGCTTGAGCAGCATTTACACCCAAAAGACAGAAGCACCACATTTTCTGCATTGCAGGAGCATTTGAATGGCAATGGCGGCTTTGATGTAGAGTTTCGTTTGCGGACTAAACAGAACGATTACCGTTATTTTCGCTCGAAGGGGCTGGCACTGAGAAATGATTCAGGAAAAGCCATTCGTATGTCCGGTTCTTTGACTGACATTACAGACCAAAAAATGTTTCAGGAGGCATTAAGTCAGGCAAAAGAACACAATGATCTGTTGGCTTATGCTATAGAGTCATGCGATGTGGGTATTATTATTTCGGATGCCAAAGTACCGGGTCTGCCACTGACCTTCATCAACAGCGCGTTTACCTCTATTACTGGCTATGACGAGGAAGTATTGGGGACTAACTGCAAGTTCTTACAAGGTGAAGAAACGGCGCCGGAAGTGGTCGCCAATATGGTGGATGCGATTAAAGAGCGTAAAGCACATCGCACCGTTATTCTTAATTACACTAAGCTGGGTAAGCCATTTTGGAACAATTTGCACATTGCCCCGGTGAGCAATGATCAGGGAGAGTTGGTGGCTTATGTGGGGATTATTCAGGATATTTCTGAGGAAATTGCACAAGAAAGGGCGCTTGCCGAGGCTAAAAGTCAGGCAGAGCAGGCTAGTCGGGCAAAAAGTGAGTTCCTTGCCTCTATGAGCCATGAGATCCGTACCCCAATGAACGGGGTGCTGGGTATGCTCAATTTACTGCTCAGCAATGAGCTCGACGAACAACAAACACACAGAGTAAAACTTGCTATGAGCAGTGCCAATTCGCTGCTTAACCTGATCAACGACATACTTGATTTTTCTAAAGTAGATGCGGGTAAGCTTGAACTGGAAATGCTCGACTTTGATTTGCGAGGTATGTTTGAAGACTTCGCCGAAGCCGCGGCTTTACAGGCCCAATGTAAGGGGCTTGAACTCGTGCTGGACACGCTAGACATTGAAGAAAGCATGGCCAAAGGCGATCCGAGTCGGATCCGCCAGATCCTCGCTAACCTGGTCGGCAATGCTATTAAATTTACTGAGCAGGGTGAAGTCATCATTCAGGGGAAACTGATTGAGCAGGGTGATAATGTGCTGCGCCTTGAGTGCGCTATTACAGATACCGGCATAGGGATCCCTAAAGCAAAAAGCGCCGCCTTGTTCGATTCATTTTCTCAGGTTGATTCGTCCACGACGAGAAAATACGGTGGAACAGGCCTCGGACTGGCGATTGTCAGAAAACTGTGTCAGCTGATGGGCGGTGATGTTTCGGTTCAGAGCATCGAAGGTGAAGGCAGTACCTTTACTTTTACTGTACTGTTGGAGAAAAGTGCTCAGTCAAAACAGGTGCTTCCGGACCTGGATATGTCTCAGCTTGAGTTACTGGTTGTGGATGATAACCAGACCAACCGCACAGTATTAGGTCAGCAGCTCAGGCACTGGGGTGCCCAGGTATTTGAATCCTCTTCAGGAATAGCCGCGTTAGCTGAATGCGAAAAACGCCATCATGATGGTGAGCGTCGAATGTTTGATATTGCATTACTGGATATGCAGATGCCCAATATGGACGGTGCGCAACTGGGCAAAACCATCAAAGAAGATAAACGCTTTCAGGGGATCAAACTCATCATGATGACCTCGATAGGTCATCAGGGAGATGCGTCCTTTTTTGCTGATTTAGGCTTTTCGGGGTATTTTCCCAAGCCAGCAACAACCGAAGATCTGTTTAATGCGCTGTCAGTGGTTGCTGATGATGGTGAGGCGCTCGCTAATGCCAAGCCTTTGGTTACAACGCATTATTTAAAAAGCATGAAAGATCCGCACCAGGATACAACACCGGTAAAATGGGCACCAAAGCCACGTATCTTGTTAGCAGAAGACAATCAGGTTAACCAGATTGTGACAGTAAGCATGTTGCAAAAGCTCGACATTGAATCCGTCGATGTTGTCAGTGATGGGAATGAGGCGTTGCGCAATTTAAGAGAATACCAATACTCAGAGGGGTATTCGCTGGTTCTGATGGACTGTCAGATGCCTGAAATGGACGGGTTTCATGCCACCAAAGCCATTCGTAAAGGGCAGGCGGGTAAATCAAACACAGACATTACCATAGTTGCGCTCACCGCCAATGCGATGGTGGGTGATGAGAAGAAGTGTCTCGAAGCGGGTATGAATGATTATTTAAGTAAACCTGTATCAATAGAGGCTTTACTGACTTGTCTGAAAAAGCACCTCGACTATGAACATATCGTGGTAGAAGAATAA
- a CDS encoding exonuclease domain-containing protein: MLKALPEKYYLTHFYELQEFISKTSLHLLTPSQQALFTELRMLDENCLCLLLRIINRKRVFVTRAQLNYSEIKDTGSALRDLQNKGLISTAQAGDTSVLLNELTKEQLQSIVAELTSSGNITGATPTKSAKKALWIEFVQTLSSSFDLTGTSVFEAHLCAPIKADFEYWLFLFFGKLGGTLQQFSLRDLGVMQTREGISTGNAHFSELAEAQSAYFYLSQCKHLNNLDIEGKALLAEQICQARVPVAEGPMAHARRDDLTHKLACQLEPDKPELAMAMLALSNHPKSKEKYIRALYAAGEHDACRTQLEAVLSCPQNEELLLFAEDFSALKFTTKRTSVLTDMLRQSGPPIALDEAYVGYPEQGAIAWYHRQGSSAYHGENQFWRMLFVLAFWPVLYESTASAASNEFDLMPRSLKYNQFYEVHSEEIEQILDAMADNQSLFDWLLRQATAHFGKPNRLVFWHRSTLDLVLMVARVIPVTALKTHLLAMCKDFKMLRDGYPDLICINGDDVSFVEIKAPGDSLRRNQLVTIRRLMESGFRVDIQQVCWQIAPQQAYVVIDVETTGGKKEFDRITEIAMVKVVDGQVVDQWQSLVNPTRRIPKYITELTGISNEMVANAPYFSDLAKQVYDFMQDAIFVAHNVNFDMGFIKAEFARLEQSFQKPKLCTVQQARKWLPGLKSYALNKVCAELGISLTQHHRAMADAQATAELFMMINAQRLAQQQQSS; encoded by the coding sequence ATGTTAAAAGCGTTACCAGAAAAGTATTACCTCACTCATTTCTATGAATTGCAGGAATTTATTTCAAAAACCAGTCTTCACTTGTTAACTCCATCGCAGCAGGCGTTGTTCACTGAACTGCGCATGCTTGATGAGAATTGCTTGTGTTTGCTGCTGCGTATTATTAATCGCAAGCGGGTATTTGTAACCAGAGCGCAGCTGAACTACTCAGAAATTAAGGATACGGGTTCAGCGCTGAGAGACCTGCAGAACAAGGGGTTGATTAGTACAGCACAAGCGGGCGATACCAGTGTACTGCTGAATGAGCTGACGAAAGAGCAGCTGCAGAGCATTGTCGCCGAGCTGACATCATCAGGAAATATAACGGGTGCTACTCCGACTAAATCTGCAAAAAAAGCGCTATGGATAGAGTTCGTCCAGACACTGAGTTCAAGCTTTGATCTGACTGGCACATCGGTATTTGAAGCGCACCTATGTGCACCAATCAAAGCGGATTTTGAATACTGGTTGTTTCTGTTTTTTGGCAAGCTCGGAGGCACTTTACAACAGTTTTCATTACGTGATCTGGGTGTTATGCAAACACGTGAGGGCATCTCGACGGGCAACGCACATTTCTCTGAACTGGCAGAGGCGCAAAGTGCCTATTTTTATCTAAGCCAATGTAAACATCTGAATAATTTAGACATAGAGGGTAAAGCGCTGTTGGCTGAGCAGATCTGCCAAGCGCGGGTGCCAGTTGCTGAGGGGCCAATGGCCCATGCCAGGCGAGATGATCTGACACACAAGCTGGCTTGTCAGCTGGAGCCAGATAAACCTGAGCTCGCAATGGCCATGCTTGCGCTCAGTAATCATCCAAAATCAAAAGAAAAGTATATTCGTGCCTTATATGCCGCCGGGGAACATGATGCTTGCCGGACTCAGCTGGAAGCGGTGTTGTCCTGCCCACAAAATGAAGAATTGCTGTTATTTGCCGAAGATTTCTCGGCGCTGAAGTTTACTACCAAGCGTACCTCTGTATTGACAGATATGCTGCGCCAAAGTGGCCCCCCTATCGCACTCGATGAGGCCTATGTCGGGTATCCAGAGCAAGGGGCAATTGCCTGGTATCACCGCCAGGGCAGCAGTGCTTATCATGGTGAAAATCAGTTCTGGCGCATGTTATTTGTTTTAGCCTTCTGGCCTGTGCTTTATGAATCTACAGCCAGTGCAGCGAGTAATGAATTTGATTTAATGCCGAGAAGTTTAAAATACAATCAGTTTTATGAGGTACATAGCGAGGAGATTGAGCAGATCCTCGACGCAATGGCGGATAATCAGAGTTTATTCGATTGGCTGCTGCGTCAGGCCACTGCGCACTTTGGCAAGCCGAACAGGTTGGTCTTTTGGCATCGCTCAACACTGGACCTCGTGTTGATGGTGGCCCGGGTTATTCCTGTCACTGCACTCAAAACACATCTGCTTGCAATGTGTAAAGATTTTAAAATGCTCAGGGATGGTTATCCGGATCTGATCTGTATTAATGGCGATGATGTCTCATTTGTTGAGATCAAAGCTCCCGGAGATAGCCTCAGACGCAATCAGCTGGTGACAATAAGGCGGCTCATGGAATCCGGGTTTAGGGTGGATATTCAACAAGTTTGCTGGCAGATAGCACCACAACAGGCTTATGTCGTGATCGACGTTGAAACCACTGGAGGTAAGAAAGAGTTTGATCGTATTACCGAAATTGCGATGGTGAAAGTCGTTGATGGTCAGGTCGTTGATCAATGGCAGAGTCTGGTTAATCCAACACGTCGGATCCCTAAATACATCACTGAATTAACGGGTATTAGTAACGAGATGGTCGCAAATGCGCCCTATTTTTCTGACCTTGCAAAGCAGGTCTATGACTTTATGCAGGATGCGATATTTGTGGCGCACAATGTGAATTTTGATATGGGCTTTATTAAAGCGGAATTTGCCCGTCTTGAACAATCCTTTCAAAAGCCTAAGTTGTGCACTGTTCAGCAGGCCAGGAAGTGGTTGCCGGGGCTGAAATCATACGCACTAAATAAAGTCTGTGCTGAACTGGGGATTTCGCTGACTCAACATCACAGAGCCATGGCCGACGCGCAGGCAACGGCAGAGTTATTTATGATGATTAACGCTCAACGGCTTGCTCAGCAACAGCAGTCTTCATAA
- a CDS encoding DUF1294 domain-containing protein, with translation MYKKYFVYSLLQVSWGLSAILMVFAITPSLIALSLPAWSIPVYLLLSSAIAFAVYGRDKALSKKGTERISERVLLIVSASALHMATLQIMLVLRHKTIKLPFLLKLLTLHLLQVIAFVCVLISYLM, from the coding sequence ATGTATAAAAAGTATTTTGTGTATTCTTTATTGCAGGTGTCCTGGGGGTTGTCTGCAATACTGATGGTATTCGCCATTACGCCCAGTTTAATTGCGCTGTCCTTACCTGCCTGGTCTATCCCTGTGTATCTGTTGCTCTCCAGTGCCATCGCATTTGCTGTGTATGGAAGAGACAAAGCGTTGTCTAAAAAAGGCACAGAGCGCATTTCGGAACGTGTGCTTTTAATCGTGTCTGCCAGTGCATTACACATGGCGACTTTGCAAATCATGTTGGTTTTAAGGCATAAAACCATCAAGCTTCCATTTTTATTAAAGTTATTGACCCTGCATCTGCTTCAGGTGATTGCCTTTGTGTGTGTGCTGATCAGCTATTTGATGTAA
- a CDS encoding cation:dicarboxylate symporter family transporter, whose amino-acid sequence MLWALLLGIVCGLIFGERVAFLKPLGEGFVKLMQITIFPYIVVSLVVGLGKFNPDQVKSILIKATTVMISLWLVGLAAIWAFSLTLPSHDAGTFFSPALVASAPDVDFVSQYIPANPFASMAEGNVPALVIFCIALGLSLISNGKKNSLLDVLEVVGQGLSLISKKIIKLFPIGIFAMTASTAGTISMEELNNLQIYLVLVTCLGVYLMFALLPMLVAALTPVKYRDLIMVMRNAWITAFSTGNVFIVLPVITEGIKTHLAKIKRSDEESDHIAEVLVPIAYTFPSLGKLTTLMFVTFASWLTGSPVTLEQIPNVTLSAMLSYFANVHIAIPYLLDSLKIPADSYQLYLSMSVLTAKIVSPTTVIYIFSFVLLSIFYTKRQLHLKRIRSIYYLTLLSALLPAFMLLSFTANNHLARDTQAADEIIANMVVSDRVPAEVLNHVPKAYQSGELSLTNIEVIKKRNLLRVGYLVDNVPFSYFNQKGELVGFDISLAHKLAADLNVKVEFIPFKKAQLAEYLNKGFFDIAMSGLEINVADLSQIRFSAPVLELQLALIAKDHRLKQLATREQVINYSGLRLAHVEYTPLMQDLAKKYSHIQVSALSNHQAFFESDGQFDAMVISAEAGFAWSMFYPEFGVVVPKGAQLKYPVGFAVAKRNLDILSYVDAWLTIQKSQGQIDKSYDYWILGKGTQNKQHRWSLMDELDYDFDLKLN is encoded by the coding sequence ATGCTCTGGGCATTGTTATTAGGTATAGTGTGTGGCCTTATTTTTGGTGAACGGGTGGCATTTTTAAAGCCACTCGGCGAGGGGTTTGTCAAACTCATGCAGATCACCATTTTCCCTTACATCGTCGTCAGTCTGGTGGTCGGTCTGGGCAAATTTAACCCGGATCAGGTTAAGTCTATTTTAATTAAAGCGACCACAGTCATGATCAGCCTTTGGCTGGTTGGTCTGGCTGCTATCTGGGCGTTTTCACTTACCTTACCCAGCCATGATGCGGGCACTTTTTTCTCTCCTGCATTGGTCGCCAGTGCCCCCGACGTTGACTTTGTCAGCCAGTACATTCCTGCTAACCCTTTTGCTTCTATGGCTGAAGGCAATGTGCCAGCACTGGTCATATTCTGTATTGCACTGGGGCTGTCATTAATTTCTAACGGGAAAAAGAACAGTCTACTAGATGTGTTGGAAGTTGTTGGCCAGGGGTTGTCCTTAATTTCAAAGAAAATCATTAAACTCTTTCCTATCGGGATCTTTGCAATGACCGCCAGCACTGCGGGCACCATCAGCATGGAAGAGTTAAACAACTTGCAGATTTATCTGGTTCTGGTCACCTGCCTGGGTGTTTATCTGATGTTCGCCTTGCTGCCCATGCTAGTCGCGGCGTTAACCCCGGTAAAATATCGCGACCTCATTATGGTGATGCGCAATGCCTGGATAACTGCATTCAGTACGGGCAATGTCTTTATTGTCCTCCCAGTGATCACTGAAGGAATAAAAACACACCTGGCAAAGATAAAGCGCAGTGATGAAGAGTCAGATCACATTGCAGAGGTGCTGGTGCCCATCGCCTATACTTTTCCGAGTCTCGGCAAACTAACAACATTGATGTTTGTTACCTTTGCATCCTGGCTTACCGGCAGCCCGGTTACCCTGGAACAGATCCCCAACGTCACGCTGTCTGCCATGCTGAGCTATTTTGCAAACGTCCATATTGCCATCCCTTACCTGCTGGACAGCCTGAAAATTCCGGCAGATAGTTATCAGCTCTATCTGTCGATGTCAGTGCTGACGGCTAAAATAGTGTCACCAACGACTGTGATTTACATTTTTTCGTTTGTGCTACTGAGCATCTTTTACACCAAGCGTCAGCTCCATTTGAAGCGGATACGATCTATCTATTACCTGACTTTGCTTAGCGCCCTGCTACCCGCTTTTATGCTGCTGAGCTTCACGGCCAACAACCATCTGGCCCGTGATACACAGGCAGCGGATGAGATCATTGCCAATATGGTGGTCTCTGATCGGGTTCCCGCCGAAGTACTGAATCATGTACCTAAAGCCTACCAAAGCGGCGAACTGTCTTTGACGAACATAGAGGTGATCAAAAAACGGAATTTACTGAGAGTGGGTTACCTGGTCGATAACGTTCCATTCAGTTACTTCAATCAAAAAGGTGAACTAGTCGGATTTGATATCAGTCTGGCACACAAACTGGCGGCAGATCTGAATGTCAAAGTTGAGTTTATTCCCTTTAAAAAAGCGCAGCTTGCAGAATACCTGAACAAAGGCTTCTTTGACATTGCTATGTCCGGGCTGGAAATCAACGTGGCAGACCTCAGCCAGATCAGGTTTAGTGCTCCCGTCCTCGAGCTACAATTGGCCTTAATTGCCAAGGACCACCGGCTTAAACAGCTAGCAACCCGGGAACAAGTGATAAACTACAGTGGACTGCGTCTTGCACACGTAGAGTACACCCCGTTAATGCAGGATTTGGCAAAAAAATATTCGCATATTCAGGTATCTGCGCTATCTAACCACCAGGCCTTCTTCGAGTCTGACGGGCAGTTCGATGCCATGGTGATCAGCGCGGAGGCGGGATTTGCCTGGAGCATGTTCTACCCCGAATTTGGTGTGGTCGTGCCTAAGGGTGCACAGCTAAAATATCCGGTGGGCTTTGCTGTTGCGAAGCGCAATCTGGATATTCTGAGCTATGTTGATGCTTGGCTGACCATACAGAAAAGCCAGGGACAAATAGACAAAAGCTATGACTACTGGATCCTCGGAAAAGGAACCCAAAACAAACAGCATCGCTGGTCTTTAATGGATGAGCTGGACTACGACTTTGACTTAAAACTCAATTGA
- a CDS encoding malate synthase: MKAQIQQTELENTSTECQKLTVAKQYLDQHCPLEFGSHKEVSSYVVYYNHLMVFFADGQHCGLKNSKQFVALCGHRESPSALLLKKADGMHIELSFDTGCEPRHHDRAHLNDVQYETPLSAVTGEGEAGSRMWMSFVSGVQYTLVTQQDRKCYRAKNGEDYQL; encoded by the coding sequence ATGAAAGCACAAATTCAGCAAACAGAATTAGAAAACACCAGCACAGAATGTCAAAAGCTGACCGTCGCAAAGCAGTACCTGGATCAGCATTGTCCTTTAGAATTCGGCTCTCATAAAGAAGTAAGCTCTTACGTCGTTTACTACAACCATTTAATGGTGTTCTTTGCCGATGGCCAACATTGTGGCCTCAAAAACTCCAAGCAATTCGTTGCTTTATGCGGTCATCGTGAATCTCCCAGTGCACTATTATTGAAAAAAGCAGATGGCATGCACATTGAACTGAGTTTTGACACGGGCTGTGAGCCTCGCCATCATGACCGCGCCCACCTGAACGATGTTCAGTACGAAACCCCCCTCAGTGCCGTAACTGGGGAAGGTGAAGCAGGCAGTCGTATGTGGATGAGTTTTGTGTCGGGCGTACAATATACCTTAGTGACACAACAAGACCGTAAATGTTATCGCGCCAAAAATGGCGAGGATTATCAGCTGTAA